In Ectothiorhodospira sp. BSL-9, a single window of DNA contains:
- a CDS encoding NAD(P)H-hydrate epimerase, which produces MLPIALYTAEQVRDMDRCAIQDHGIAGYTLMERAGAASLLVLRAQWPSARVITVVCGPGNNGGDGYVVARLAQEAGLGVRVVAATDPKALKGDAARAWQDWQACGIPLAADAAEALQGTDVIVDALLGTGLGRPVEGGMAELIEAMNASAVPLLALDIPSGLNADTGAVMGCAIEAQATVTFIGLKQGLFTGSGPEQCGRIHYSDLDVPAAVHQSQVPGAWRRDEDSLRCLGPRRRGAHKGHFGHVLVVGGDAGMPGAVRLAAEAAARVGAGLVSVATHPAHAALIPMARPELMCHGIENASDLDALLDSASVVAVGPGLGQGAWARALWQRVSQWGVLWWWTPMP; this is translated from the coding sequence CCATCGCCTTATACACCGCCGAACAGGTGCGCGACATGGACCGTTGCGCCATCCAGGATCATGGCATTGCCGGTTATACCCTGATGGAACGCGCCGGTGCCGCCAGCCTGTTGGTGCTGCGTGCGCAGTGGCCCTCGGCCCGTGTGATCACCGTGGTCTGCGGCCCCGGCAACAACGGGGGAGATGGCTACGTGGTGGCCCGTCTGGCCCAGGAGGCGGGGCTGGGGGTGCGCGTGGTGGCGGCCACGGACCCCAAGGCCCTCAAAGGCGATGCCGCGCGGGCCTGGCAGGATTGGCAGGCCTGTGGAATTCCTCTTGCGGCAGATGCGGCGGAGGCATTGCAGGGGACCGATGTGATCGTGGATGCCTTGCTGGGCACGGGGCTGGGGCGACCCGTGGAGGGGGGCATGGCGGAGCTGATCGAGGCCATGAATGCTTCCGCAGTCCCGCTGCTGGCCCTGGACATCCCCTCGGGCCTGAACGCGGATACCGGTGCGGTGATGGGTTGTGCCATTGAGGCGCAGGCCACCGTGACCTTCATCGGGCTGAAGCAGGGCCTGTTCACCGGTTCCGGCCCCGAGCAATGCGGTCGCATTCATTACAGTGATCTGGACGTGCCGGCCGCCGTGCACCAGTCCCAGGTGCCCGGCGCCTGGCGCCGGGATGAGGACAGCCTGCGATGCCTGGGCCCGCGTCGCCGTGGTGCCCACAAGGGGCACTTCGGCCATGTGCTGGTGGTGGGCGGCGATGCGGGCATGCCGGGCGCGGTGCGCCTGGCGGCCGAAGCGGCGGCGCGGGTTGGGGCGGGGCTGGTGAGCGTGGCCACCCATCCGGCCCATGCGGCCCTGATTCCCATGGCGCGCCCGGAACTCATGTGCCATGGCATTGAGAATGCCTCGGACCTGGATGCCCTCCTGGACAGTGCTTCGGTGGTGGCCGTGGGCCCGGGCCTGGGGCAGGGGGCCTGGGCGCGCGCCCTGTGGCAACGGGTGTCGCAATGGGGGGTCCTTTGGTGGTGGACGCCGATGCCCTGA
- a CDS encoding NAD(P)H-hydrate dehydratase, with amino-acid sequence MGGPLVVDADALNLLAAGPLRRDDWVLTPHPGEAGRLLGLDSARVQGHRPAAAALLSQCYGGICVLKGAGTLVHGPAGLQVCDAGNPGMASGGMGDVLTGVIAGLVAQGLPEAGVSRGEALSHLEAAATLGVCVHAAAADRAAVAGERGLLATDLLDALRSTVNP; translated from the coding sequence ATGGGGGGTCCTTTGGTGGTGGACGCCGATGCCCTGAACCTGCTGGCGGCCGGGCCGCTGCGCAGGGATGACTGGGTGCTGACGCCCCATCCGGGGGAGGCGGGCCGACTGCTGGGCCTGGACAGCGCCCGTGTGCAGGGCCATCGTCCCGCCGCCGCCGCCTTGCTGAGCCAGTGCTACGGAGGCATCTGTGTACTCAAGGGGGCTGGCACCCTGGTCCACGGGCCTGCCGGCCTGCAGGTCTGTGATGCGGGCAACCCGGGCATGGCCAGTGGCGGGATGGGAGACGTGTTGACCGGGGTCATCGCTGGCCTGGTGGCCCAGGGGCTGCCGGAGGCGGGTGTGTCTCGGGGCGAGGCCTTGTCCCATCTGGAAGCAGCGGCCACCCTGGGCGTGTGTGTTCATGCAGCCGCGGCGGATCGCGCCGCTGTGGCGGGTGAACGGGGCCTGCTGGCAACGGACCTTCTGGACGCTCTTCGATCCACGGTGAACCCATGA
- the tsaE gene encoding tRNA (adenosine(37)-N6)-threonylcarbamoyltransferase complex ATPase subunit type 1 TsaE, translating into MMQELPDEQATQAFGARLAATCPLRGLVFLQGDLGAGKTTLVRAFLRALGHAGPVKSPTYTLVEPYEINGRRILHFDLYRLADPEELEYLGVREDMDDATLNLVEWPSQGAGWLPVPDLVLSLSPQGEGRRLELASGTDAGREWVARILENPPENERLSG; encoded by the coding sequence ATGATGCAGGAACTACCCGATGAACAGGCCACCCAGGCCTTCGGCGCCCGCCTGGCCGCCACCTGCCCGCTGCGGGGGCTGGTCTTTCTCCAGGGGGATCTGGGGGCCGGCAAGACCACCCTGGTGCGCGCCTTCCTGCGGGCCCTGGGGCATGCCGGCCCGGTGAAGAGCCCCACGTACACCCTGGTGGAACCTTACGAGATCAATGGGCGTCGTATCCTGCATTTCGATCTGTATCGTCTGGCTGATCCAGAAGAACTGGAGTACCTGGGGGTGCGGGAGGACATGGACGACGCCACCCTCAATCTGGTGGAGTGGCCCAGCCAGGGAGCGGGTTGGCTGCCTGTCCCGGATCTGGTGCTGAGCCTGTCGCCCCAGGGCGAGGGTCGGCGTCTTGAACTGGCATCCGGTACCGATGCCGGCAGGGAATGGGTGGCACGCATCCTGGAGAATCCACCCGAAAATGAACGGCTATCTGGCTAA